The Acetoanaerobium noterae genome has a window encoding:
- a CDS encoding S-layer homology domain-containing protein — MKFKSSLAKFILISMVLTSSYQISNPVFAEAIADSWAKPSVTAMEKANLIPGALKDDADLTKNVSREEFAELITTYYNAVEKQTSIPSPSESKFTDTKNPLIVMANKLGIVGGYPDGSFKPYNNITRQEIAVMANQAEKQLTNIGQTKNVDKFSDKAKIADWAKESVGSLSNAGGIGGYPDGTFKPTNNMTKQEAIALVSNLAAKAGLIEKPTAPTPPVAPIGGSVTDIPSTPTGVLNEAQEKLVVDGILAIPNMTRALWDKQVAVYEEAARGHMANRFVEKAVPPSGTKWLVNKDTVHEVGIPGIAGLEVKTDNGTLYYRVFQVGTSYENGGVRLTTEVNYRTEWQRLE; from the coding sequence ATGAAATTTAAATCATCACTAGCAAAGTTTATATTAATATCAATGGTATTAACTTCATCATATCAAATATCAAACCCTGTTTTTGCTGAGGCTATAGCAGATAGCTGGGCAAAGCCATCTGTAACAGCAATGGAAAAAGCTAATCTAATTCCTGGAGCATTAAAAGATGATGCAGACCTTACAAAGAATGTATCAAGAGAGGAATTTGCAGAGCTTATAACAACATATTACAACGCTGTAGAAAAGCAAACTAGTATTCCATCGCCATCAGAATCAAAGTTCACTGACACAAAGAATCCTCTTATTGTAATGGCAAATAAGCTAGGTATTGTTGGTGGATATCCTGATGGTTCATTTAAGCCATATAATAACATCACTAGACAAGAGATAGCAGTTATGGCAAACCAAGCTGAAAAGCAGCTGACAAATATAGGGCAAACTAAGAATGTAGATAAGTTTTCAGACAAGGCAAAGATAGCTGACTGGGCAAAAGAAAGCGTAGGCTCATTATCAAATGCAGGTGGAATAGGCGGATATCCAGACGGAACATTTAAGCCTACAAACAATATGACAAAGCAAGAAGCAATAGCTCTAGTATCAAATCTAGCCGCAAAGGCAGGTTTAATAGAAAAGCCAACTGCTCCAACTCCGCCAGTGGCACCTATAGGCGGATCAGTAACTGATATCCCATCAACTCCAACAGGAGTTTTAAATGAGGCTCAAGAGAAACTTGTAGTCGATGGTATTTTAGCAATACCAAACATGACTCGAGCTTTGTGGGATAAGCAAGTCGCTGTATATGAAGAAGCCGCTAGAGGACATATGGCTAATCGATTCGTAGAAAAAGCCGTACCACCTAGTGGAACAAAATGGCTTGTAAATAAAGACACTGTCCATGAGGTTGGTATCCCTGGTATAGCTGGATTGGAAGTAAAGACAGATAACGGAACTTTATACTATAGAGTATTTCAAGTAGGAACGTCTTACGAAAACGGTGGAGTGAGATTAACTACTGAAGTGAATTATAGAACCGAATGGCAAAGGTTAGAAT